One window of Streptomyces sp. SUK 48 genomic DNA carries:
- a CDS encoding DUF3566 domain-containing protein: MSGATGAGSAGTSTGTETDGGGRGSAAHAGTATDPQTTNLKPVRPSAADAPGTSAPQGGTVTDTRGPAAAGEAQSASPLPGERRPEQPGGPYHPPQAYPAQQASGGVRRPRTGVRTAPRTRKARLRVAKADPWSVMKVSFLLSIALGICTIVASAVLWMVMDAMGVFSTVGGTISEATGSNEANGFDLQSFLSLPHVLMFTTIIAAIDVVLATALATLAAFIYNLSAGFVGGVELTLAEDE; the protein is encoded by the coding sequence GTGAGCGGAGCCACGGGCGCCGGATCGGCCGGTACCTCCACGGGTACGGAGACGGACGGCGGCGGCCGTGGCTCCGCCGCGCATGCGGGGACGGCCACCGACCCGCAGACGACCAACCTGAAGCCGGTGCGGCCGTCCGCGGCGGACGCACCCGGCACGTCTGCACCCCAGGGGGGAACTGTGACGGACACCCGAGGCCCGGCCGCGGCCGGCGAGGCGCAGTCGGCGTCCCCGCTGCCCGGGGAGCGGCGCCCCGAGCAGCCCGGCGGTCCGTACCACCCGCCGCAGGCGTACCCGGCGCAGCAGGCGTCCGGCGGGGTACGGCGTCCCCGCACCGGGGTGCGCACCGCGCCGCGCACCCGTAAGGCGCGGCTGCGGGTGGCCAAGGCCGACCCGTGGTCGGTGATGAAGGTCAGCTTCCTGCTCTCCATCGCGCTCGGCATCTGCACCATCGTCGCCTCGGCGGTGCTGTGGATGGTCATGGACGCGATGGGGGTGTTCTCCACGGTCGGCGGGACGATCTCGGAGGCGACCGGCTCGAACGAGGCGAACGGCTTCGACCTCCAGTCCTTCCTCTCGCTGCCGCACGTCCTGATGTTCACGACGATCATCGCGGCCATCGACGTCGTCCTGGCCACCGCGCTGGCCACGCTCGCGGCCTTCATCTACAACCTCTCCGCGGGCTTCGTCGGCGGCGTCGAGCTGACCCTCGCCGAGGACGAGTGA
- the gyrA gene encoding DNA gyrase subunit A has protein sequence MADENTPVTPEEGGELAMRVEPVGLETEMQRSYLDYAMSVIVSRALPDVRDGLKPVHRRVLYAMYDGGYRPERGFYKCARVVGDVMGNYHPHGDSSIYDALVRLAQPWSMRMPLVDSNGNFGSPGNDPAAAMRYTECKLAQLSMEMVRDIDEETVDFTDNYDGRSQEPTVLPSRFPNLLINGSAGIAVGMATNIPPHNLREVAAGAQWSLENPEASHEELLDALMERIKGPDFPTGALVVGRKGIEEAYRTGRGSITMRAVVEVEEIQGRQCLVVTELPYQVNPDNLAQKIADLVKDGKIGGIADVRDETSSRTGQRLVIVLKRDAVAKVVLNNLYKHTDLQTNFGANMLALVDGVPRTLSLDAFIRHWVTHQIEVIVRRTRFRLRKAEERAHILRGLLKALDAIDEVIALIRRSETVDVARTGLMGLLEIDEIQANAILEMQLRRLAALERQKIVQEHDELQAKIHEYNQILASPERQRGIVSEELAAIVEKYGDDRKTKLIPYEGDMSIEDLIAEEDIVVTVSRGGYVKRTKTDDYRAQKRGGKGVRGTKLKEDDIVDHFFVSTTHHWLLFFTNKGRVYRAKAYELPEAGREARGQHVANLLAFQPDEAIAEILAIRDYEAAPYLVLATKSGLVKKTPLKDYDSPRSGGVIAINLREREDGGDDELIGAELVSADDDLLLISKKAQSIRFTATDESLRPMGRATSGVKGMSFREGDELLSMNVVRPGTFVFTATDGGYAKRTLVDEYRVQGRGGLGIKAAKIVEDRGSLVGALVVEETDEILAITLSGGVIRTRVNEVRETGRDTMGVQLINLGKRDAVVGIARNAEAGREAEEVDGGDADDITAEETQATGTDEGEAPSAE, from the coding sequence ATGGCCGACGAGAACACTCCAGTCACCCCCGAAGAGGGCGGCGAACTCGCCATGCGTGTCGAGCCCGTCGGGCTCGAGACCGAGATGCAGCGCTCGTACCTCGACTACGCGATGTCCGTCATCGTCTCCCGCGCGCTGCCCGACGTCCGGGACGGCCTCAAGCCCGTCCACCGGCGCGTGCTGTACGCGATGTACGACGGCGGCTACCGCCCCGAGCGCGGCTTCTACAAGTGCGCCCGTGTCGTCGGTGACGTCATGGGCAACTACCACCCGCACGGCGACTCCTCCATCTACGACGCCCTGGTGCGCCTCGCCCAGCCGTGGTCGATGCGGATGCCGCTGGTGGACTCCAACGGCAACTTCGGCTCCCCGGGCAACGACCCGGCCGCGGCGATGCGCTACACCGAGTGCAAGCTGGCGCAGCTGTCGATGGAGATGGTCCGCGACATCGACGAGGAGACCGTCGACTTCACGGACAACTACGACGGCCGCTCCCAGGAGCCGACCGTCCTGCCGTCCCGCTTCCCGAACCTGCTGATCAACGGCTCGGCCGGCATCGCGGTCGGCATGGCGACCAACATCCCGCCGCACAACCTGCGCGAGGTCGCGGCCGGCGCCCAGTGGAGCCTGGAGAACCCCGAGGCATCGCACGAGGAGCTGCTCGACGCGCTCATGGAGCGCATCAAGGGCCCCGACTTCCCGACCGGCGCCCTGGTGGTGGGCCGCAAGGGCATCGAGGAGGCGTACCGCACCGGGCGCGGCTCGATCACGATGCGCGCGGTGGTCGAGGTCGAGGAGATCCAGGGCCGGCAGTGCCTGGTGGTGACCGAGCTGCCGTACCAGGTGAACCCGGACAACCTGGCGCAGAAGATCGCCGACCTGGTGAAGGACGGCAAGATCGGCGGCATCGCGGACGTCCGTGACGAGACGTCCTCGCGCACCGGCCAGCGTCTGGTGATCGTCCTGAAGCGGGACGCGGTCGCCAAGGTCGTGCTGAACAACCTGTACAAGCACACCGACCTCCAGACGAACTTCGGCGCCAACATGCTGGCGCTGGTCGACGGTGTGCCGCGCACGCTGTCCCTGGACGCGTTCATCCGGCACTGGGTGACGCACCAGATCGAGGTCATCGTGCGCCGGACCCGGTTCCGGCTGCGCAAGGCCGAGGAGCGCGCGCACATCCTGCGCGGTCTGCTGAAGGCCCTGGACGCCATCGACGAGGTCATCGCGCTGATCCGGCGCAGCGAGACCGTCGATGTCGCGCGCACCGGCCTGATGGGCCTCCTGGAGATCGACGAGATCCAGGCCAACGCGATCCTGGAGATGCAGCTGCGGCGCCTGGCGGCCCTGGAGCGGCAGAAGATCGTCCAGGAGCACGACGAGCTCCAGGCGAAGATCCACGAGTACAACCAGATCCTGGCCTCCCCGGAGCGTCAGCGCGGCATCGTCAGCGAGGAGCTGGCCGCGATCGTCGAGAAGTACGGCGACGACCGCAAGACCAAGCTGATCCCGTACGAGGGCGACATGTCCATCGAGGACCTGATCGCCGAGGAGGACATCGTCGTCACCGTCTCGCGCGGCGGTTACGTCAAGCGGACCAAGACGGACGACTACCGGGCGCAGAAGCGCGGCGGGAAGGGCGTGCGGGGGACGAAGCTGAAGGAGGACGACATCGTCGACCACTTCTTCGTCTCCACCACGCACCACTGGCTGCTGTTCTTCACCAACAAGGGCCGGGTGTACCGGGCCAAGGCGTACGAGCTGCCCGAGGCGGGCCGGGAGGCGCGCGGCCAGCACGTGGCGAACCTGCTCGCCTTCCAGCCGGACGAGGCGATCGCCGAGATCCTCGCCATCCGGGACTACGAGGCGGCGCCGTACCTGGTGCTGGCCACCAAGTCCGGCCTGGTCAAGAAGACGCCTCTGAAGGATTACGATTCGCCCCGCTCCGGCGGCGTGATCGCGATCAATCTGCGGGAGCGCGAGGACGGCGGCGACGACGAGCTGATCGGCGCCGAGCTGGTCTCGGCCGACGACGACCTGCTGCTGATCAGCAAGAAGGCGCAGTCGATCCGCTTCACCGCCACGGACGAGTCCCTGCGCCCGATGGGCCGCGCCACCTCCGGCGTCAAGGGGATGAGTTTCCGCGAGGGCGACGAGCTTCTCTCGATGAATGTGGTGCGACCCGGTACGTTCGTGTTCACTGCCACCGACGGCGGGTACGCGAAGCGGACTCTCGTCGACGAGTACCGCGTCCAGGGCCGCGGCGGCCTCGGCATCAAGGCCGCCAAGATCGTGGAGGACCGCGGTTCGCTCGTCGGGGCGCTGGTCGTGGAGGAGACCGACGAGATCCTCGCGATCACTTTGTCCGGTGGTGTGATTCGCACGCGAGTCAACGAGGTCAGGGAGACGGGCCGTGACACCATGGGCGTCCAACTGATCAACCTGGGCAAGCGCGATGCCGTGGTAGGTATCGCACGTAACGCCGAGGCGGGGCGCGAGGCGGAGGAGGTCGACGGCGGGGACGCCGACGACATCACCGCCGAGGAGACCCAGGCCACCGGCACGGACGAGGGTGAGGCGCCCTCGGCCGAGTAG